Proteins encoded together in one Bacteroidota bacterium window:
- a CDS encoding nitrilase-related carbon-nitrogen hydrolase, protein MRVAVIQTNPVFGEVSANVAGALELMKGVNADLYVLPELFNTGYNFTDRAEVDRLGEKASGPSFQAIASFAAKNKCFVAYGFAEKDNLTYNSSALVGPAGLIGLYRKVHLYYRETLFFAPGDLGFPVFDLPFGKVGMMICFDWMYPESARTLALNGAQLVVHPSNLVMPYCPDAMVTRCLENRIYAATADRVGRENRGGVDLRYIGMSEIVSPRGEILARLGGDQAGTAVAEIDLSVAANKKINEFNDLIGGRKPEQYNLK, encoded by the coding sequence GTGCGCGTAGCCGTCATCCAGACGAATCCGGTGTTCGGGGAGGTCTCCGCCAACGTCGCGGGGGCCCTTGAATTGATGAAGGGCGTCAATGCCGATCTCTATGTCCTCCCCGAGCTGTTCAACACAGGATACAACTTCACCGACCGCGCGGAAGTCGATCGCCTGGGCGAGAAGGCTTCCGGGCCGAGCTTCCAGGCCATCGCCTCATTCGCCGCAAAGAACAAATGCTTCGTGGCGTACGGGTTTGCCGAGAAGGACAATCTGACCTATAATTCATCGGCCCTGGTCGGTCCGGCGGGGCTGATCGGGCTCTACCGGAAGGTTCATCTCTATTATAGAGAGACCCTCTTCTTCGCGCCCGGAGATCTGGGTTTCCCGGTGTTCGACCTGCCCTTCGGAAAGGTCGGAATGATGATCTGTTTCGACTGGATGTATCCCGAAAGCGCGAGGACGCTCGCGCTGAACGGGGCGCAGCTTGTCGTCCATCCGTCGAACCTGGTGATGCCTTATTGTCCCGATGCGATGGTGACCAGGTGTCTCGAAAACCGCATCTACGCCGCCACGGCCGACCGGGTCGGACGGGAGAACCGGGGAGGCGTGGACCTGCGCTATATCGGGATGAGCGAGATCGTTTCTCCGCGCGGAGAGATACTGGCGCGCCTGGGAGGCGATCAGGCGGGCACGGCGGTCGCGGAGATCGACCTCTCCGTAGCCGCGAACAAGAAGATTAATGAATTTAATGATCTCATCGGCGGGAGGAAGCCGGAGCAGTATAATCTCAAGTAG
- a CDS encoding glycosyltransferase, with the protein MRVLLTNSTDIYGGGEFYVLELAKSLRERHHDVLVVCKPGNLLSKKCRDAGVPVHTIDFPAQGRLLSHILKLREVIRRHRSQIVHTNSNYDRTAGAFAARTTGAVHITNVHSFHSLRYNPTHALRNALATDHYIVDGVCVKNLLVQKDGIAPNDISVVYLGVDPGTMRRDEALRAAIRKEFGIRETEIVIGNVARLVPFKGHEYLLRAFAEVQRENQETRLLLVGDGELSGRLADLAGNLGLTGRVVFAGFRDDLHAVYSAMDVYAHSSVEGGGETFPFAVLQALSQELPVVATRVGDVAEMVREGVSGFLVPDMDPALLAQKLSLLCRDPALRLSMARQGRELLLSRFTTTLMVDAVENLYSSILKDGA; encoded by the coding sequence TTGAGAGTACTGCTGACAAATTCGACCGACATCTACGGCGGTGGGGAGTTCTATGTCCTCGAGCTGGCGAAATCCCTCCGGGAGCGGCATCACGACGTCCTGGTGGTTTGCAAACCGGGTAATCTTCTTTCGAAAAAGTGCCGGGACGCCGGAGTTCCCGTGCACACCATCGACTTTCCCGCGCAGGGACGGCTCCTCAGTCATATCCTTAAACTCAGGGAGGTGATCCGCCGGCATCGCAGCCAGATCGTCCATACCAACAGCAATTACGACCGGACGGCGGGGGCCTTCGCCGCCCGGACGACGGGGGCGGTACACATTACGAACGTCCACAGCTTTCATTCGCTCAGGTATAACCCGACACATGCCCTGCGAAACGCGCTGGCGACCGATCATTACATCGTCGACGGAGTCTGTGTAAAAAACCTGCTCGTTCAGAAGGACGGGATTGCTCCGAACGACATTTCGGTCGTTTACCTCGGAGTCGATCCCGGGACGATGCGCCGGGATGAGGCGCTCCGCGCGGCCATCCGTAAAGAGTTTGGAATCCGGGAAACCGAAATCGTGATCGGAAACGTCGCACGTCTTGTTCCTTTCAAGGGGCACGAGTACCTCCTCCGCGCCTTCGCCGAGGTTCAGAGGGAAAATCAGGAGACGCGTCTCCTTCTTGTGGGCGACGGCGAACTGAGCGGCCGGCTGGCCGATCTTGCCGGGAACCTCGGTCTCACCGGGAGGGTCGTCTTTGCCGGTTTCCGCGACGACCTGCACGCGGTCTATTCGGCAATGGATGTGTACGCGCATTCTTCCGTCGAGGGGGGAGGCGAGACCTTTCCGTTCGCCGTGCTGCAGGCGCTTTCCCAGGAACTGCCTGTCGTTGCCACCCGCGTGGGAGATGTGGCGGAGATGGTGCGTGAAGGCGTCTCCGGATTTCTTGTCCCGGACATGGACCCCGCGCTTCTTGCTCAAAAACTCTCGCTCCTTTGCCGGGATCCCGCCCTCCGGCTCTCGATGGCCCGTCAGGGGCGGGAGCTTCTCCTCAGCCGGTTTACCACCACCTTAATGGTCGACGCCGTTGAAAATCTTTACAGTTCCATCCTGAAGGACGGGGCGTAG
- a CDS encoding GAF domain-containing SpoIIE family protein phosphatase, whose translation MEELLQLREENGRLRKAVDELSILNDLARVIGSTMSLDEVIENVVKRSVRAVKGEQGMITLVDEVAPMEMKTLIRALDSTGDHKQFHLNQNVLGWMMINKKPLISNDMATDSRFSGIKVDGNLRSLLCVPLLVKNRLVGILAVFNKKENTEFSEDDKRLLSILAAQSGQILENARLYSEEQKKMAMEKELIAAREVQTNLLPKHVPQTPNFQFAAHTIPAQEIGGDFYDFIKLGENRYEVVVADVAGKGLSAALLATLGKGVLYAHALQNPSPKAHLKQSNMILRGSIPRKSFITMLLAVVDSDSSSVTVSNAGQCYPIFYRKSNNSTEVLTVKGMPLNFTDDILCEECVIKMEPDDCMVIYSDGVSEAQNSMREFFGDDRVKALVAQHAQGPAEIMLQKIVDDVKLYSKGIPQSDDITVLVVKATGS comes from the coding sequence ATGGAAGAGCTTCTGCAGCTTCGGGAAGAGAACGGGCGGCTGCGAAAGGCAGTTGACGAGCTTTCAATCCTCAATGACCTCGCGCGTGTTATCGGCTCGACGATGAGCCTGGATGAGGTGATCGAAAATGTGGTCAAGCGGTCGGTCCGGGCGGTCAAGGGAGAGCAGGGAATGATCACCCTGGTGGACGAAGTCGCGCCGATGGAGATGAAGACCCTGATCCGCGCCCTCGACTCGACCGGAGACCATAAGCAATTCCATCTCAATCAAAACGTGCTGGGATGGATGATGATCAATAAGAAGCCGCTCATCTCCAACGACATGGCGACGGATTCCCGGTTCTCGGGCATCAAGGTGGACGGGAACCTCCGTTCGCTCCTGTGCGTCCCGCTGCTCGTCAAGAACCGTCTGGTCGGGATACTTGCGGTCTTTAACAAGAAAGAAAACACGGAATTCTCCGAAGACGATAAACGCCTCCTCTCGATCCTTGCCGCGCAATCCGGGCAGATTCTGGAAAATGCGCGCCTCTACTCGGAGGAACAGAAGAAAATGGCGATGGAGAAGGAGCTCATCGCGGCGCGGGAAGTCCAGACGAATTTATTGCCGAAGCACGTTCCCCAGACTCCGAACTTTCAATTTGCCGCCCATACGATTCCGGCCCAGGAGATCGGCGGCGATTTTTATGACTTTATCAAGCTGGGCGAAAACCGGTACGAGGTGGTTGTCGCCGATGTCGCCGGGAAGGGACTCTCCGCGGCGCTTCTTGCGACGCTGGGCAAGGGAGTCCTCTACGCGCACGCGTTGCAGAACCCCTCTCCCAAGGCGCATCTCAAGCAGAGCAACATGATCCTCCGGGGAAGCATCCCGCGCAAGTCCTTCATCACGATGCTTCTCGCGGTGGTCGATTCGGATTCGAGCTCCGTGACGGTTTCGAATGCAGGCCAATGCTACCCGATCTTCTACCGGAAGAGCAATAACTCCACGGAGGTTCTCACCGTCAAGGGGATGCCGCTGAACTTCACCGACGACATTCTCTGCGAGGAATGCGTCATCAAGATGGAACCCGACGACTGCATGGTCATCTACAGCGACGGGGTGAGCGAGGCGCAGAACAGCATGCGCGAGTTTTTTGGGGACGACCGGGTCAAGGCCCTCGTCGCACAGCATGCCCAGGGACCCGCGGAGATCATGCTGCAAAAAATTGTCGACGACGTCAAGCTCTATTCCAAGGGTATTCCGCAGAGCGACGATATTACCGTGCTTGTTGTGAAAGCGACCGGATCGTGA
- a CDS encoding antibiotic biosynthesis monooxygenase: MRLVHMKVKPERLGEHHKMYDEEVIPALQTVPGCLFANLIENEHHPGECISMTLWSTRDQADKYGRSDKFKELLEKAGPFLADSSEWKIHLSEDLTLLYDEVKEEPVIDAYEVTAGERSEGASQKRTAALFVRIVSPHLREEKLEEFKNIYTNDILPVLRQVKGCRYAYLTENAREKNRIISLTIWDSKQDAEAYEQSGLFETLKAKIEHTFAEVYQWKMQLEKDSGGQVVTSEEMTVGGYRVVAGKSFF, from the coding sequence ATGCGCCTCGTCCATATGAAAGTGAAGCCCGAACGCCTCGGCGAACACCACAAGATGTACGACGAGGAGGTGATCCCCGCGCTTCAGACCGTGCCGGGCTGCCTGTTTGCCAATCTCATCGAGAACGAGCATCACCCCGGCGAATGTATCTCGATGACGCTCTGGAGCACCAGGGACCAGGCGGACAAGTACGGGCGGAGCGATAAATTCAAGGAACTTCTGGAGAAGGCCGGGCCGTTTCTGGCCGACTCTTCCGAATGGAAGATTCACCTGTCGGAGGATCTCACCCTGCTCTACGACGAGGTGAAGGAGGAACCGGTGATCGACGCATACGAAGTGACCGCGGGGGAGAGGTCCGAGGGGGCTTCCCAAAAGCGCACCGCCGCACTGTTTGTCCGGATCGTTTCCCCCCACCTTCGCGAGGAGAAACTCGAGGAATTCAAGAACATTTATACGAACGACATTCTGCCGGTCCTCCGTCAGGTGAAGGGGTGCCGGTACGCCTACCTCACGGAAAATGCCCGGGAGAAAAACAGAATTATTTCGCTCACGATCTGGGACAGCAAGCAGGATGCGGAGGCATACGAGCAGAGCGGTCTCTTCGAAACATTGAAGGCGAAAATCGAGCACACGTTCGCCGAGGTTTACCAGTGGAAGATGCAGCTTGAAAAGGATTCCGGAGGACAGGTCGTCACCAGCGAAGAGATGACAGTGGGCGGATATCGGGTGGTCGCAGGAAAGAGCTTCTTCTGA
- a CDS encoding protein kinase has protein sequence MIGKTVSHYRILEKLGEGGMGVVYKAQDLELDRIVALKFLPERLTSNDAERARFLQEAKAASALNHPNVCTIYGIDEFEGQKFIEMEYVDGVTLRKRIAESPLKTADAVAFAVQVGDALHEAHTQGIVHRDVKCENIMVNSKNQIKVMDFGLAKLKGSLKLTRTSSTVGTLAYMAPEQIQGGEVDARSDIFSFGIVLYEMLTGHTPFRGEHDAAMMYSILNEEPAPVARYQPDVSPEIDHIIRRALEKNPADRYQHVDDMVSELRRSQKQSSRVARPELSGTENAAPLSGQDSRPKRKFFVLGIAGAILFAAAVLIVLRITHSSNTAPGSARKMLVVLPFENLGTPEQEYFADGITEEITSKLSGLSGLGVIARSSAKQYKKTDKTVKQIGDELGVSYVLQGTIRWETSGSSSRVRVTPQLINVSDGTQIWSQPSEAVLASAFNLQTEIAGEVANALDLTLLQNEKNTLEAKLTENSEAFDSYLRGNEYLSRGISQRGYQIAEQMFEKAVELDPKFAQAYAKLGALHSHIYWEYYDHSYERVRKSKEAAEKALQLDPNLPNGHGAMGWYYYHCLRDYDRALKEFNLALNIQPENADLLLGLGSISRRQGKFEEALSYFQHVVRIDPRSPGLTLDLAATCVPMRRYAEAERYLDRSIGIAPDLVQPYSDKAQLYLLWNGSIPRAREALEKGAKRMMGGEDQLFSYTSILVDILDGKYKEASGQINSAGLKVFEYQFWFVPKELLLAQVAGYLGKSGEARSQYEKARIMLEREVRQHPEDGRMRSSLGIAYAGLGRKEEAIREGRRAVDLLPITKEAMIVPIRMQDLAQIYLMVGDRKAALDELEKLLSIPSYLSVPYVRIDPLWKPLAKDPRFQKLVGESS, from the coding sequence ATGATCGGAAAAACAGTCTCCCACTATAGAATACTCGAAAAACTGGGCGAAGGAGGCATGGGGGTCGTCTACAAGGCCCAGGACCTCGAGCTCGACCGGATTGTGGCGCTAAAATTCCTCCCTGAACGGCTCACCTCGAACGACGCGGAGCGCGCCCGCTTCCTCCAGGAAGCGAAGGCCGCATCCGCGTTAAATCATCCCAACGTCTGCACCATCTATGGCATCGATGAATTCGAAGGCCAGAAGTTCATCGAGATGGAATATGTCGACGGGGTGACGCTCCGCAAGCGCATAGCGGAATCCCCGCTGAAAACGGCCGACGCCGTCGCCTTCGCGGTGCAGGTGGGCGATGCGCTGCATGAAGCCCACACCCAGGGGATCGTGCACCGCGACGTCAAGTGCGAGAATATCATGGTCAACTCCAAAAACCAGATCAAAGTCATGGATTTTGGGTTGGCGAAGCTGAAGGGGTCTCTCAAGCTTACCCGGACCTCCTCGACCGTCGGAACGCTCGCCTACATGGCCCCCGAGCAAATCCAGGGGGGCGAAGTCGACGCGAGGTCGGATATCTTCTCGTTCGGCATCGTTCTCTACGAGATGCTCACCGGGCACACTCCTTTCAGGGGAGAGCACGATGCCGCGATGATGTACTCGATACTGAACGAAGAACCGGCGCCGGTCGCCCGGTACCAGCCGGACGTGTCGCCGGAAATCGACCATATCATCAGGCGGGCCCTCGAAAAAAATCCGGCGGACCGTTACCAGCACGTCGACGACATGGTCAGCGAGCTCCGCCGGAGCCAGAAGCAATCGTCCCGCGTCGCCAGGCCCGAATTGTCCGGAACGGAGAATGCAGCACCCCTTTCGGGGCAGGATTCCCGCCCGAAGCGCAAGTTCTTTGTCCTCGGGATCGCCGGGGCGATTCTCTTCGCAGCTGCTGTCTTGATCGTTCTGCGGATCACTCATTCTTCGAACACCGCGCCCGGTTCGGCGCGCAAAATGCTGGTGGTCCTGCCGTTCGAAAACCTGGGCACCCCGGAGCAGGAATATTTCGCGGACGGCATCACGGAAGAGATTACGAGCAAGCTCTCCGGCCTTTCCGGACTCGGGGTCATCGCGAGGTCGAGCGCGAAGCAGTACAAGAAGACAGACAAAACCGTCAAACAGATCGGCGACGAGCTCGGCGTCTCCTATGTGCTGCAGGGAACGATCCGGTGGGAAACCTCGGGAAGTTCGAGCCGGGTGCGCGTCACTCCCCAGCTGATAAACGTTTCCGACGGAACCCAGATCTGGTCGCAGCCGAGCGAGGCGGTGCTCGCCAGCGCATTCAACCTCCAGACGGAAATCGCGGGCGAGGTCGCCAATGCACTGGACCTCACCCTCCTTCAGAACGAGAAGAATACCCTGGAAGCAAAATTGACCGAGAACTCCGAGGCGTTCGATTCCTACCTCCGCGGGAACGAGTATTTGAGCAGGGGTATCAGTCAGAGAGGGTATCAGATCGCCGAGCAGATGTTTGAAAAAGCCGTCGAGCTGGACCCGAAATTTGCCCAGGCATACGCGAAACTTGGCGCGCTGCATTCGCATATCTACTGGGAGTACTACGATCATTCGTATGAGCGGGTGCGTAAATCGAAAGAGGCTGCGGAGAAAGCGCTGCAGCTCGATCCGAACCTCCCGAACGGGCATGGAGCGATGGGGTGGTACTACTACCACTGCCTGCGGGATTACGACCGTGCCTTGAAGGAATTCAACCTCGCTCTGAACATCCAACCCGAGAATGCGGATTTGTTGTTGGGTCTTGGCTCGATCAGCCGCCGGCAGGGGAAATTCGAAGAGGCGCTTTCTTACTTTCAACACGTCGTGAGGATCGACCCCCGTTCGCCGGGGCTTACGCTCGACCTCGCCGCCACCTGCGTCCCCATGCGGCGGTACGCGGAAGCGGAAAGATATCTGGACCGGTCGATCGGTATCGCCCCCGACCTGGTGCAACCATATTCCGATAAGGCGCAGCTTTACCTGTTATGGAACGGAAGCATCCCCCGCGCGCGGGAAGCGCTCGAGAAGGGGGCAAAGCGAATGATGGGCGGAGAGGATCAGCTCTTCAGCTATACGTCGATCCTGGTCGACATCCTGGACGGGAAGTACAAGGAGGCGAGCGGGCAGATCAACTCCGCAGGGCTCAAGGTGTTCGAATACCAGTTCTGGTTCGTCCCGAAAGAGCTGCTTCTGGCGCAGGTGGCCGGGTACCTCGGAAAATCCGGTGAAGCTCGATCCCAGTATGAGAAGGCCCGGATCATGCTCGAGCGCGAAGTCCGCCAGCATCCCGAAGACGGCAGGATGCGTAGCTCGCTCGGAATCGCCTATGCAGGCCTGGGGCGCAAGGAGGAGGCAAT